In a genomic window of Nodosilinea sp. E11:
- a CDS encoding penicillin-binding protein 1A — protein sequence MARSWLSWLSFPQGKSSRSSGRRSAGATPVNASRATTPRKLGPRRSKTDSSEPAPLSTQDEESSTPRRYRPLFLRPLFWVIVLAGAGIAGGGTRVYRVLQVTNDSLPDPTTALIYQRDGTVTMVSADGVILQKLGPATRETITYDAIPEHLVEAFIASEDRRFYEHNGIDYRGIARAVWANVQSRDVVEGASTITQQLARIVFLDQERSIQRKVKEAMMALKLEESLTKEQIIERYLNLVYLGSGAYGVADAAWIYFGKTIDQLTVAESAMIAGMAPAPSLYSPSVNVEAARSQRNRVIRRMLASQSITGVEAEEAINADVAIATNQPKFLYSEFPYFTIHIQKQLETLLPPEQLEAGGLTVETTLNVVWQRRAEETVRDAAERYSGWQRIGQVALVAVDPRNGEIKAMVGGTDFTSENQFNRVTQAQRQPGSTFKTFVYAAAIAGGMSPYKDYVDARYVVDGYEPKNYGETYSGSMDLLKALRNSVNIVAVKLLVDTGFDPVVQLAERMGIKSSLLPAYSLALGTSEVNLLELTSAYGTLANKGIHREAHGIRRVIDRNGEVIYERPNESVQAIDADSAAIMTWMLRGVVEGGTGSNAYIGRPVAGKTGTSEEYRDLWFVGYIPQLATGVWMGNDDNTPTRGASSMAASVWRSFMAQLTDDIPSEPFPTLPRLGGREGTITLSPVKPGRVVADSGPSRSSEASSSSGGGSRQTTTAASDSDAADGGRATESSGGSGRGRGSSSGGATESAAPEAPTSTNEPPAAAPAPRPAAPAAPAPVAPAPVAPAPPAPAPPAPAPPAPAPPPIVAPPPPLEAPPPLSSGD from the coding sequence ATGGCTCGATCTTGGTTAAGCTGGCTGTCGTTCCCGCAGGGGAAGTCGTCCCGTTCCTCAGGGCGTCGATCGGCTGGGGCTACTCCAGTAAATGCGTCTAGGGCAACTACTCCCCGTAAACTAGGGCCGCGCCGCTCAAAAACTGACTCCTCAGAGCCAGCGCCCCTGTCTACCCAGGATGAGGAAAGCTCAACGCCGCGTCGCTACAGGCCGCTGTTTTTGCGCCCCTTATTTTGGGTGATTGTGCTAGCCGGGGCGGGTATTGCCGGTGGGGGCACCCGCGTCTATCGGGTTTTGCAAGTCACCAACGATAGCCTGCCCGACCCTACCACGGCTTTGATCTACCAGCGAGATGGCACCGTCACCATGGTGTCAGCCGACGGTGTAATTTTGCAAAAGCTAGGCCCAGCTACCCGTGAGACTATCACCTACGACGCTATCCCAGAGCACTTAGTCGAGGCTTTTATTGCTTCAGAAGACCGGCGGTTCTACGAGCACAACGGCATTGACTATCGGGGCATTGCTCGGGCGGTGTGGGCCAACGTGCAGAGCCGCGACGTGGTCGAAGGGGCGAGTACTATTACCCAGCAGCTTGCCCGCATTGTGTTTCTCGACCAAGAGCGCAGTATTCAGCGCAAGGTCAAAGAGGCCATGATGGCCCTCAAGCTAGAAGAAAGCTTAACCAAAGAGCAGATTATTGAGCGTTACCTCAACCTGGTCTACCTGGGGTCAGGGGCCTACGGAGTGGCCGATGCGGCCTGGATCTACTTTGGCAAAACCATCGATCAGCTGACTGTAGCCGAATCGGCGATGATCGCCGGGATGGCTCCTGCTCCTAGCCTGTACTCGCCATCGGTAAATGTCGAGGCGGCGCGCAGTCAGCGAAACCGGGTAATTCGCCGCATGCTGGCCAGTCAGTCGATTACCGGAGTAGAGGCTGAAGAGGCAATCAATGCCGATGTTGCGATCGCCACTAACCAGCCGAAGTTTTTGTACAGTGAGTTTCCCTACTTCACGATTCATATTCAGAAGCAGCTAGAGACTCTGCTACCCCCTGAACAGCTAGAGGCAGGCGGGCTAACGGTCGAAACTACGCTCAATGTGGTTTGGCAACGCCGGGCTGAAGAAACCGTTAGAGATGCAGCCGAGCGCTACAGCGGCTGGCAGCGAATAGGACAGGTGGCGCTAGTCGCTGTAGACCCTCGCAACGGCGAAATTAAAGCGATGGTGGGCGGTACCGACTTTACCAGCGAAAACCAATTCAACCGCGTTACCCAGGCCCAGCGGCAACCCGGATCAACGTTTAAGACCTTTGTTTACGCTGCCGCTATTGCCGGGGGTATGTCACCCTACAAAGACTACGTGGATGCCCGCTACGTCGTTGATGGCTATGAGCCCAAAAACTACGGCGAAACGTACAGCGGCAGTATGGATTTGCTCAAAGCGCTGCGTAACTCAGTCAACATTGTGGCGGTGAAGCTGCTGGTTGATACCGGCTTTGACCCTGTCGTGCAGCTAGCCGAGCGCATGGGAATTAAATCTTCCCTATTGCCCGCCTATTCCCTGGCGCTGGGTACCTCTGAGGTCAATCTTCTAGAGTTGACGAGTGCCTACGGTACCTTGGCCAATAAGGGTATTCACCGCGAGGCCCACGGCATTCGCCGGGTAATAGACCGTAATGGCGAGGTTATCTATGAGCGGCCTAACGAGTCGGTCCAGGCGATCGATGCCGATAGCGCCGCGATTATGACCTGGATGCTGCGTGGAGTGGTTGAGGGCGGTACCGGCAGCAATGCCTACATAGGGCGTCCTGTGGCCGGTAAGACAGGCACGTCAGAAGAATACCGGGACCTCTGGTTTGTGGGCTATATTCCTCAGCTGGCCACCGGGGTGTGGATGGGCAACGATGACAATACCCCCACCCGGGGAGCTAGCAGCATGGCGGCATCGGTTTGGCGCAGCTTTATGGCGCAGCTCACCGACGACATTCCGTCAGAGCCATTTCCGACTTTGCCCCGTTTGGGCGGGCGCGAGGGCACTATTACCCTCAGCCCAGTGAAGCCGGGGCGGGTCGTAGCCGATTCTGGCCCTTCTCGCTCCTCGGAGGCGTCCTCTAGCTCCGGTGGTGGCAGCCGCCAGACCACCACAGCCGCATCAGACTCTGACGCTGCCGATGGTGGCAGAGCTACAGAATCTAGTGGTGGTAGCGGCCGAGGTAGGGGGTCTAGTAGCGGTGGTGCAACAGAATCGGCGGCCCCTGAAGCGCCGACCAGTACCAACGAACCTCCAGCGGCAGCCCCAGCTCCTCGACCTGCCGCCCCTGCGGCTCCGGCCCCTGTCGCTCCGGCCCCTGTGGCTCCAGCTCCACCCGCCCCGGCCCCACCGGCCCCAGCGCCGCCTGCCCCGGCACCGCCGCCCATCGTGGCTCCCCCACCGCCCTTAGAAGCACCGCCGCCGTTGTCTTCAGGCGATTAG
- the psb35 gene encoding photosystem II assembly protein Psb35 — MALLFAVAGEGLPFDFVLVYVVGFIAAVTIGSVAWYNSKRPAGWENKEKPDFVPTVKPEEGKEG, encoded by the coding sequence ATGGCACTCTTGTTTGCGGTCGCTGGCGAAGGTTTACCTTTTGACTTTGTGCTGGTCTATGTCGTGGGGTTCATTGCAGCCGTTACCATCGGCTCGGTTGCCTGGTACAACTCCAAGCGCCCTGCCGGTTGGGAAAACAAAGAAAAGCCCGACTTCGTACCTACCGTCAAGCCAGAGGAAGGCAAAGAGGGCTAG
- a CDS encoding ABC transporter permease: MPRFTWPSLFTAFMYAFMYFPIIVLGVYSFNDSRYNASWEGFSLRWYRALFSDRRLLSALQDSLTIATVAVAIAAVLGTLMAIGLARYRFRGKSLYRGVSYLPLIVPDIAIAVATLVFLASLAVPLSLSTIIAAHIVFCLAYIAVVVSSRLQRLDPNLEEAALDLGATPAQAMIKVLIPQLAPGIVAGCLLAFVLSMDDLLISSFTAGGGANPLPIEIFSRVRTGVRPDINALSVVLILGSALLAGLAEYVRYRGDRTQQAP; encoded by the coding sequence ATGCCCCGCTTCACCTGGCCCAGCCTGTTTACCGCTTTCATGTATGCCTTTATGTACTTCCCCATCATTGTGCTGGGGGTGTATAGCTTCAACGACTCGCGCTACAACGCCAGTTGGGAAGGGTTTAGCCTGCGTTGGTACCGGGCGCTATTTAGCGATCGCCGGTTGCTCTCGGCCCTGCAAGACAGCCTCACCATTGCCACTGTAGCGGTGGCGATCGCGGCGGTACTGGGCACCCTCATGGCCATTGGCCTAGCCCGCTACCGGTTTCGGGGTAAGAGCCTATATCGGGGGGTGTCGTACCTGCCGCTGATTGTGCCTGACATTGCGATCGCGGTGGCTACCCTGGTGTTTTTGGCCTCCCTGGCCGTGCCCCTCAGCCTCAGCACCATTATTGCGGCGCACATTGTCTTTTGTTTGGCCTACATCGCGGTAGTCGTGTCTAGCCGCCTACAGCGCCTCGATCCCAACTTAGAAGAAGCCGCCCTCGACCTAGGGGCGACCCCAGCCCAAGCCATGATTAAAGTGCTGATTCCCCAGTTGGCACCAGGCATTGTGGCAGGCTGTCTGCTAGCCTTTGTGCTCAGCATGGATGACCTGCTGATCTCTAGCTTTACCGCCGGAGGAGGCGCTAACCCCTTACCGATCGAAATTTTTAGCCGAGTGCGAACGGGCGTTAGGCCCGACATCAACGCCCTGAGCGTGGTGCTAATTTTAGGATCGGCCCTGCTAGCGGGCCTAGCCGAATACGTGCGTTATCGGGGCGATCGCACTCAGCAAGCACCCTAG
- a CDS encoding ABC transporter permease, with translation MAPTPAPPLAPWTARFAPRRWVGPSLLLAPAGVWLLLLLVLPTLLILEISLVPGLRLGQPSGGYGLGNYLQILQPVYLRVIGRSLAFAVGSTVLCLGLGFPVAYWLALMSPRRWRNLLLVAFILPLWTSSLLRAYAWTTILRPSGVLNTLLTAVGLPSQNWLNTPMAVFIGLTYSFLPYMVLILYASLEKLDTRLLEAAADLGATPRQSFWKITVPQILPGIAAGCLLVFISALGDFVVPTLLGGASSMNISRLIYNQFLGPTRAWGFGSALSMVLILAVSLAIALLLRYGDRSTIKEA, from the coding sequence ATGGCCCCTACCCCCGCTCCACCGCTGGCCCCTTGGACCGCTCGCTTTGCCCCTAGGCGATGGGTAGGGCCAAGCCTGCTGCTGGCTCCGGCGGGGGTATGGCTGCTGCTGTTGCTGGTGTTACCTACCCTGCTCATCCTCGAAATTAGTCTGGTGCCAGGGCTGCGTCTGGGGCAGCCCAGCGGTGGCTATGGGCTGGGCAATTATCTGCAAATTTTGCAGCCGGTTTATTTACGGGTGATTGGGCGATCGCTGGCCTTTGCGGTGGGGTCTACGGTGCTGTGTCTGGGGCTGGGGTTTCCAGTGGCCTACTGGTTGGCGCTCATGTCACCCCGACGCTGGCGCAACCTGCTGCTGGTGGCCTTCATCCTGCCCCTGTGGACCTCATCGCTGCTGCGGGCCTACGCCTGGACGACAATTTTGCGCCCCAGCGGAGTGCTCAATACCCTCCTCACAGCAGTAGGGCTGCCGTCCCAAAACTGGCTGAATACGCCTATGGCGGTGTTTATTGGGCTCACCTACAGCTTTTTGCCCTACATGGTGCTAATTCTCTATGCCTCGCTCGAAAAGCTTGACACCCGCCTGCTAGAGGCTGCCGCCGACCTGGGGGCCACCCCCCGCCAGAGCTTTTGGAAAATTACGGTTCCCCAAATCCTGCCCGGTATTGCTGCCGGGTGTCTACTGGTGTTCATTAGCGCCCTGGGCGACTTTGTGGTGCCTACCCTACTGGGGGGCGCGTCCTCAATGAATATTTCGCGGCTGATCTACAACCAGTTTCTTGGCCCCACCCGCGCCTGGGGGTTTGGCTCTGCCCTGAGTATGGTGCTGATTTTGGCCGTGAGTTTGGCGATCGCCCTGCTGCTTCGCTACGGCGACAGAAGCACAATTAAAGAAGCCTGA
- a CDS encoding spermidine/putrescine ABC transporter substrate-binding protein, whose translation MRRLTASSRHRPILGRRRFLQGSAAVVAGLAATNCRQNLAGPGGGGGGSDALHIYTWANYTDDGLAAAFTERTGIPVVVDIFDSNEIMLTRIQAGGGDAYSIIYPSDYMVSEMIELNLLTELDQSRITGLENLKAQWANPAYDPNNRHSVPFNWGTTGLLYNRDVIPTAPTDWNFLWENQTALSRRITLLDDMRETLGASLKSLGYSYNSNNPAEIEAAYNHLLELQPHIAAFKTTGFENELLGGDLSVSMAYSSDAIELTLEDDRIEYVIPASGSSLWTDTLAIPTTAPNVDAAYQWINFLLEPEVASAAVERLYFATANQAAFELLPNEIRENPDLYPAEEILANSEGIVAVDATSTDLFDQFWTEVTSA comes from the coding sequence ATGCGAAGACTGACAGCCTCCTCCCGCCATCGCCCTATTCTCGGTCGACGGCGGTTTTTGCAGGGGTCGGCAGCAGTAGTGGCGGGGTTGGCCGCCACCAACTGTCGTCAAAACCTGGCCGGGCCAGGCGGCGGTGGCGGTGGTAGCGATGCTCTGCATATCTACACCTGGGCCAACTACACCGATGATGGCCTAGCCGCCGCCTTCACCGAGCGCACTGGCATTCCGGTGGTAGTAGATATTTTTGACTCTAACGAGATTATGCTCACCCGCATCCAGGCCGGGGGAGGCGATGCCTACAGCATTATCTATCCCTCCGACTATATGGTGTCGGAGATGATTGAGCTAAACCTGCTGACCGAGCTAGACCAGAGCCGTATCACCGGGCTAGAAAACCTCAAGGCCCAGTGGGCCAACCCCGCCTACGACCCCAACAATCGCCACAGCGTGCCTTTCAATTGGGGCACTACAGGCTTACTCTACAACCGCGATGTCATCCCTACGGCCCCTACCGACTGGAACTTTCTCTGGGAAAACCAGACCGCCCTCTCCCGCCGCATTACCCTGCTTGACGACATGCGCGAAACCCTAGGGGCCAGCCTTAAATCCCTGGGCTATTCTTACAACAGCAACAACCCGGCAGAGATTGAAGCGGCCTATAACCACCTCCTTGAACTCCAACCCCACATTGCGGCCTTCAAGACCACCGGCTTTGAGAATGAACTGTTGGGGGGGGACTTAAGCGTGTCAATGGCCTACTCCAGCGATGCTATTGAGCTCACCCTAGAAGACGATCGCATTGAGTATGTCATTCCAGCCAGCGGGTCATCTCTCTGGACTGACACGCTGGCGATTCCGACCACGGCCCCCAATGTCGATGCCGCCTACCAGTGGATTAACTTTCTGCTGGAGCCGGAGGTGGCCAGCGCCGCCGTTGAGCGTCTCTATTTTGCCACCGCCAACCAGGCCGCCTTTGAACTGCTGCCCAACGAAATCAGAGAAAACCCCGATCTGTACCCTGCCGAAGAGATTTTGGCGAACAGTGAAGGCATTGTTGCCGTAGATGCCACCAGCACCGACCTCTTCGACCAGTTCTGGACTGAAGTAACCAGCGCCTAG
- a CDS encoding ABC transporter ATP-binding protein, translating into MAQTVQSATAAATTQAQPDVELRQVFKTFGPEMAVSHLDLAVRQGEFFSILGPSGCGKTTTLRLIAGFETPTTGDVLIQGANVSAVPAYRRPINTVFQSYALFDHMTVKDNIAFGLKIRRMGAAQVRDRVAEALRLVRLEPMANRYPAQLSGGQQQRVALARALVNRPAVMLLDEPLGALDQKLRKQMQVELTTLHRQLGITFIMVTHDQEEALSLSDRIAVMNNGQIEQIGTPSDIYDHPRTPFVADFIGDTNLLPGRIDRANTAQVQVITESGLRVTARATDMAPAQAVVVSVRPEKINLSLEAPEGTGNCYRGQISHLMYLGTHLHCIVRLSSGEPLTVRQPNRADTPIAVNTPVYVHWAAKDCLALGAA; encoded by the coding sequence ATGGCCCAAACGGTGCAGTCGGCAACAGCGGCGGCAACCACCCAAGCTCAACCAGACGTTGAGCTGCGTCAGGTATTCAAAACCTTTGGCCCCGAAATGGCGGTGAGCCACCTCGACCTAGCGGTGCGTCAAGGTGAGTTTTTTAGCATTCTTGGCCCCTCGGGCTGCGGCAAAACTACTACTCTGCGGTTGATTGCAGGCTTCGAGACCCCCACCACTGGCGATGTGCTGATCCAGGGAGCTAACGTGAGCGCGGTGCCAGCCTACCGTCGCCCCATCAACACCGTCTTTCAAAGCTATGCCCTGTTTGACCACATGACGGTCAAAGACAATATTGCCTTTGGCCTCAAAATTCGGCGAATGGGGGCAGCACAGGTGCGCGATCGCGTTGCCGAAGCCCTGCGCCTAGTGCGCCTAGAACCGATGGCCAACCGCTACCCCGCCCAGTTGTCTGGGGGGCAGCAGCAGCGGGTAGCCCTAGCCCGCGCCCTGGTCAATCGACCGGCGGTCATGCTGCTAGATGAACCCCTAGGTGCCCTTGATCAAAAATTGCGCAAGCAAATGCAGGTAGAACTGACCACGCTGCACCGGCAATTGGGCATCACCTTTATTATGGTCACCCACGATCAAGAAGAAGCCCTGTCGCTCTCCGATCGCATTGCGGTGATGAACAACGGCCAGATCGAGCAGATCGGCACCCCCAGCGACATCTACGACCACCCCCGCACCCCCTTCGTCGCCGACTTCATTGGCGATACCAACCTGCTGCCCGGACGCATCGATCGGGCCAACACCGCCCAGGTGCAGGTGATCACCGAGAGCGGTTTGCGGGTCACCGCCCGCGCCACTGATATGGCCCCCGCGCAGGCCGTAGTAGTCAGTGTGCGACCCGAAAAAATTAACCTCAGCCTTGAGGCCCCCGAGGGCACGGGTAACTGCTACCGAGGGCAGATTAGCCACCTGATGTACTTGGGTACCCATTTGCATTGCATCGTCCGGCTAAGCTCGGGCGAACCATTGACCGTTCGCCAGCCCAACCGCGCCGACACCCCGATCGCCGTCAATACGCCCGTCTATGTTCACTGGGCCGCCAAAGATTGCCTTGCCCTGGGGGCTGCTTAG